The nucleotide window GTTTGATATTTTTCAACGATAACTCCAGCAATATAGGCAATTAAAATAAATGTCACGATAAAGCCAAACGTAGGTGCAACAATCATAGAGAATCCCCCGTTAAACTTTGCAAAAACGGGTGCCCCTGCTAGTCCGATAAGCATATAGACTGCACAAGCTAATGCCCCTCTTTTTTTACCTAGAACTAAGCCTGCAAGTACCGCAAAAAATGTTTGTAATGTAATGGGTACACCACCAACTGTTAAAAATGGTGCGAACGATGTAATATTTGCTCCAATCATCATCAGTGTTGCAAATAATCCACAGTAAACTAAATCAATTGTTTTTAATGCACTGTTTGATTGTGTGATAGATTGCATATTATTCTCCTTTTGTTAACCTAGTTTTTTATAAGGTTAACGTAAATATATAAAATCAAATACTTTACGTCAACTATTTTTTGAAAATAGGTTAACTAAAACCTTTACACGAAAAAAACACCGAGAGTTGGGTTCTCGGTGTTTTCATAACATTTTTTATGTATGTGAGGCATTCTTTTCTCACATTTTTTTATTTTTATCTAATGCATTTTTTGCATGGATCGCCTTCCCCTGTAACGCTTGACTTGCCAACTGATCCGCTTCGGCATTTTTATTTCGTTCTATATGCGTATAATGAGGCTTTAAATGTAGCTGCTGTAATTTTTGATCAATTTTATCAGCCCATTTTGTTAAAACACCGTCGCTAACACCCCATTCACCATTTAATTCATTAATTACTACTTGCGAATCCCCTAGTATTTCGATTTCTTGGTGATGAACGCCTAATTCTTCTAACTGTTCTAATGCCATATACAACGCTGCATATTCTGCTTCATTATTAGACAATAAAAAGTCAGCTTCTTTATTGACACGAAGACGATAATCCTGATTATTTTGCTTGAAATAGATGACTGCCCCAAGACCAGCAAAACGCTCTTCTCGATTGAAGTTGCCATCAAAATAAAGGGTTACATCATGAGGCTCAGTTTCAAGAGACTCTAGGTATTTTTTTAATTCTTTTAACGTCCATGTACTGTCATATTCATCTAGTAAAATTACGTTTTTTATCCGTCCGGTTTTTTTCATATCTTCAAGTAATGTATACACATGGGCTGCAGGTAAAAAATCACTTTTAAAGGTTACTTGCTGCTTTTTTTGTGTCTCATAGTGCCACTCAATCATTAATTTCATATGATCCACTCCCAAATTTGAATAGTAGTAGTATACCCTTTTTACCAAATATAAAAGCCGCTAATTTGGATTAACGGCTTTTCACTAATAAATTCACTGCTTGTTGAATTGAGTCATTCATTTTTTCTTCATCGCCTTCTGCTTCACGTACACAGCTCACTAAGTTCTCACTTACGATCACGCCAATTGTGCGATCAACACCAGAGCGAACGGCTGAAAGTTGTGTAATAACATCCTTACAATCTTGGCCTTCTTCCATCATACGAAGAATGCCGCGCATCTGACCTTCAATGCGTTTCAAGCGACTTTTTGTTTTTGCATCATATTGCATATGTTTCACTCCTTAACTATATTTCATTATACCCTACGCGGTAGTTTCTATATAGTAATTTAAACTAATTCAACGAAATTTTTTCTCCTTTTTCACGATAAAAAAGAGCAATACAAATCATTGAAATGACAATCCCTAAAGCCAACAAAGGCAAAATCGGATATAAAAATTCCTCACTTCCAATTCGAACCTTTAAAAATATTGATATAATAATTGGTTGTACAATTGAAAATAAAAGTCCCATTTTTAAAAAAGCTCTTACATGATAATGGCTTCGGATGATATACAGAACAATATACCATGGCACGAGTAAAATGACATACGAAACAAAGACAAAAATGAGTCCTCCATAAAACATACGATCACGGACATTCACATCTTCCAGACTCCCCTGCGCCAAAAGGCCAACGAGAAGCATCACTACAAATGGCATAATAATTGTGATGACCATTTGCCAAAGCTTCATCCTATCACTCCCTCTATTTCCATCATTATACCAAATTGAGTTTTATCCTACAAAATCGTACAATAATTATAACAACTACAGGTGGTGGCATAATGAACATTAAATTTTATGAAAACAACGAGCATCGAATTGCGGGGGTCACGTTAAAAGATGCCAATCATTTTGAAGAAAATAATATGGCGCTTCACGTCTGTCAAAACAAAGCAAATATAATTGAAAATCGTGAACAGCTTGCACAATTGTTAAACACTGATATCGAGCAATTTGTTTGTGCCAATCAAACACATAGTGCTAATTTTTTTCAAGTGGAGAAGCAACATATTGGCTTAGGTGGCACAACCTCTGAATCGGCCATTTCAGATACCGATGCACTATACACATATGAACGAAATGTATGCATTACGAGCTTTACAGCCGATTGTGTCCCTGTATTGTTTTATAACGAAAAAACAAATTTAATCGGTGCCATTCATTCTGGCTGGCAAGGGACAATTAAAGAAATTACATTAAAGTTATTTGAACAGCTGAAAAATGAAGAAAAATGTCACATGAATGATTTAAAGGTCATTATTGGACCCGCGATTAGTCAGGAAAAATTTGAAGTGGATGCAGATGTATACGATCGTTTTGTTGCCTTAGGCTATGCTGATGAATTTATGTATTGGAATGCGGACACAAACAAGTACCATATCGATAATCAACAAACCGTGAAAAAGCAATGTGAACTAGCAGGTGTACCAAGTGGAAATATCGTCATTGATCCAATGTGTACGTTTAAAAGTGAGCATGGATTCTCTTACCGTGAAGATAGAGGAACAGGTAGACATTTAAGCTTTATAATGAGGAAATAGTGTAAAGGGGCTTCCAGTTATGGAAGTTCCTTTTTTGTATAAGCCAATACTCCTAAAGAAAAACATAAAATTCCGAGGCTAAAAAGTTCGAAAATTTCAAATTAAACAACTTTTTGTTATGTATTTACTAATTTACAAAAATTAGTATAATAACCAATGAAAAGGAGGATTTATTATGAAACGAATTATTACTTTACTTACAATGTTCATGCTATGTTTTTCACCCGCACTTATCGCTGATGCACATTCTGGTAGAACAGACAGTAATGGCGGACACAATTGCTCGGATAAATCGATTGCTAAAGGATTATGTACTGGCTATCATTATCACAATGGAGGTAGCGCAACAAAATCAACTACAACAAAATCAAGTAGTACTAAAAATATTACTCCCGTTAAGAAAATTGTACCTAAACCCGCGCTAACTACAGTCAATGTTTACATTGACGATGTTTTACAAAATTATAACCCTAAAGCCTATTTGAAAAATGGGACAACTTTAGTACCGATGAAAAATATTTTCGAATCATTAGGTGCAACTGTTACTTATGATGCGGCAACAAAAAAGGTAACAGCCTATAAAAACAAGACAACGATTATTATTACAATCGGCAATAAAAAGGCTTATATTCAGTCAAATGGTACTACATCTGCTATTGACTTAAACCATGCTGCAGAAGTGTATGAAGGGACAACAATGGTTCCATTACGTTTTATCGGCCAAGCTTTAGGCGCTGGCATTACATTTGATGAACCCGCATTAAAAGTCTTCATTCATTCGTAATCGTCTTTTGTAAATGATAAATTTCAAATGCAAAAAAATGACCCCCCTGCCTTCTACTGCCAGAGGGATCATTTTATTTTTCATAAAATTTACAGCTTCACACGCTGTAATCGTAGTGCATTTAGTACAACTGAAACTGAACTAAAGGCCATTGCCGCGCCTGCTAGCCATGGCGCTAAAAAGCCTAATGCCGCAATAGGAATACCAATTGTGTTATAGGCAAATGCCCAAAATAGGTTTTGCTTAATATTCTTCATCGTTTTGCGACTCATTAAAATGGCGTCTGCAATACTATTTAAATCCCCACGAATAAGTGTAATATCTGCTGCTTCCATTGCGACATCCGTTCCTGTACCAATCGCCATCCCGATATCAGCTACCGCTAAAGCAGGTGCGTCATTAATTCCGTCACCAACCATAGCAACCTTATTTCCGGCTTGTTGAAGCTTCTCGATTTCCTGAGCTTTTTGCTCTGGTAGTACCTCGGCAATGACATCATCGATACCAACTTCTGCAGCAATTGCCTGAGCTGTACGGGCATTATCCCCAGTCAACATAATGACCTTTAACCCTAAATCATGTAAACGTTGAACTGCAGCTTTAGATGTTTCCTTCACTGTATCTGCCACTGCAACAAGCGCTGAAAGCTTTCCATCAATTGCAATCAGCATTGCCGTCTTCCCCTGCTCCTCAAGGCTGACAAGCTGTTGCTCAACTTTAGGCGCTACTGCAATATTCCGCTCGCCCATTAATTTTCGTGTACCAACTGCAACATGCGTTCCTGAGACCGTTGCTTCGATCCCGTAACCTGGAATGGCATTGAAATCCGTTGCAGTAGGAATATCAATTTGTCGATCAACTACCCCATTCACAATTGCTTGTGCTAATGGATGCTCCGACATTTTTTCAGCCGCAGCTACTTTTGCTAAAACATCCTTTTCTGCTAGTTCTTCACTATATATGATGACATCCGTTAACACTGGTTCTCCGTTTGTTACGGTGCCTGTTTTATCTACGACAACCGTTTGAATAAAGCCTGTTTGCTCAAGATGCTCGCCACCTTTAAACAAAATCCCAAACTGAGCAGCTCTACCTGAACCCGCCATTATTGAAGTTGGCGTTGCAAGACCCAATGCACAAGGACAGGCAATAACAAGTACCGCAATCGTCGCCTCAAATGCTGGGGTAAATTCCCCACCAATGGCCCACCATAAAATAAAGGTTAAGGCAGCAATGCCTACAACAATTGGTACAAAAATGCTCGATATTTTATCGGCTAAACGTTGAATTGGCGCCTTAGAGCCTTGAGCCGATTCAACAATTTGTATAATTTGAGCTAACGCTGTTTCATGACCAACCTTCAATGCTTTCATTTCTAGTGCACCGTTTTTATTAATTGTTGAGCCATATAACACATCGCCAACCGTTTTATCTACAGGAATACTTTCACCTGTTAACATAGATTCATCAACTGCGGACATACCGGATAATACTTCCCCATCGACCGGAATTTTTTCACCTGGCTTCACGCGAAGAATATCTCCAATTCGAACATCTTCTAATGGAACCGTTTGCTCCACACCATCTCGCACAACAAGCGCATTTTTCGCTTGCATGCCCATTAATTGCTTAATGGCTTGTGACGATTTCCCCTTTGCACGGGCTTCAAATAATTTCCCTAATAAAATTAGCGTAATTAACACTGCGCTCGTTTCAAAATACAGATGCGGCATATGATGACCGGAATGCGTCAACATTTGATAAATACTATAGAAGTAAGCTGCACTTGTACCCATAACGACAAGTACATCCATATTTGCTGCCCCATTTTTTAAGGACTTATACGCACCTACATAAAACTGCCAGCCAATAATAAACTGAACCGGCGTTGCTAATATTAGCTGTACCCACGGGTTCATTAGAAAATCGGGTACGTATAAAAAGCTTGTAAAAGAAAAGTGTCCAACCATCGTCCATAGTAATGGTAAGGATAGAATAGCCGATACAATAAATTTGCGCGTCTGTTTTTTAATCGCTACTTCACGATGATCAACAGGCGTATCTTGTTTTACAGGTTCCGCACCAAAGCCAATTTTATCAATACGTGCAATAATTTCAGATATCGAAACTTGCGACGGATTAAATTCAACCGTTGCCTTCTCTAATGCTAAATTGACATTGGCTGTTGAAATACCGTCCAGCTTTCCGAGAACTTTTTCTATTCTTGCAGAACAAGCAGCACAGGTCATGCCAGTAATATTCAGCTCCACTTTTTCTTTTACAACATCGTAGCCGAGCGCCTGTATTTTTTGCTCAATTTCTTTTGGCTTAACTGTGCCATCTTCATATTGAATTGTTGCCTTTTCTAATGCCAAATTGACCGTTGCTTTTTCTACACCATCCATACGATTTAGCCCTTTTTCAATACGGGTCGCGCAGGCCGCACAAGTCATACCTGTCACTTGGACGGTCGTTTCTTTTGTATTCACGTTCAATCACCTCTCCTATACCTATAAGGGGTATATATTTTTGAAAAAGATAGGCTCTCTATTCGTATAGAGAACCCAAACATCATTACACAACGTCGTAGCCTTGCTCATCAATTGTTTCTTTAATTTTTTCAACTGTAACCGCTGATTCATCATAAGCAACCGTTACCTTCGCCTCTGCTAAATCCACGTTTACTTGTTCTACACCTGCTAATGCACCAACACTCGTTTCTACTGCTTTCACACAGTGACCACATGACATACCTTGAACATTTAATGTTACATTTTCCATCTTATAATCGCTCCTTTAGCTATTTTTTCATTAATTTTTGAATCGTTACAACTAGTTCATCGAGCACTTCCACATCGCCGTCATTTAAACGATCGACGACACAGCCCTTCAGATGCCCTTCTAGCAATATTTTTGCCACACTATTTAAAGCAGATTGAGTCGCTGATAATTGGGTGATAATATCATCACAATATACATCTTTTTCAATCATGCCTTTAATGCCGCGAATCTGACCTTCTACCCGATTAAGCCTTGTTGTTAAGTCTTTTTTAATATGCTCAGGATGATGACTTTTTCGACAGCTTACTTCATGATTTTCTACTTGCTCATCATTACTCACCATAAGATCAATCCTCCTAACGTATTTCTACATTAACATACCACATAGGGGTATGTAAAGCAGATTGTTTTCTGAAAAATAAATATACTAAAGAAATTTTAGAAGGACTTTTTTTGACAATGATCGTATATTTTTTGACTAATATCATTGTCATTTTGTAATTAATCGTTTACAATTTGAATGAGGTGAGAACATGAAAAACCGCTTAAAGGAGTTGCGTGCAAGAGATGGACTGAATCAAACGGAGCTGGCCAAGAAAGCAAAAATCTCCCGTCAAACGATTAGTTTGATCGAGAGAAACGAGTATATGCCATCTTTATTAATCGCAACGAAAATTGCCCATGTATTTAACGAACCAATAGAACAAATTTTTATGTTCGAGAAGGAGGAATTGGAATGATTTTGTTTATAATTTCAGCACTCATTACTTTTTATAGCGCGCAGCTTCTTTGGCATTCATACACGCTCGCTTCAATTGAGGAAATTTTACTACTTGTTTGCAACATAATATGTGGTCTTTTCTTAATGATCGCCGCTCGCTATAAACGAACGATTGAACGTTCCTTATCAAATGCAGCTACAAACATCGATGAAGATCTCTATTACAATACGCTTGAAAGAAAAACGTATCATGCATCCTATTATGTACAATCAGCCGTTGTGCTTTCATTCTTAGGTTTTACAACCGGCTTTATTTTTTTTAGAGATTCAAATCCTAAGCTTGTATTAATTGCATTTGTTCTTTGTTTTTTGGCACTCTTTTTCTTTCTGCCAAACCCTAAAATGATGACACTAACTTACCCACATTATAAAATACCAGATCCAAAATCAAAGGATCCAGTAGCTGATACACTTGCCTATTACGACGACGGGCAAAAGTATCTATTGTTGAAGTCCTTATATCGATTGTACTTTTTCATCCTTTTCGCATTTGTCTTACTAATTTTAGGTCTCATGTATTATTCGATCTTCTCAGGTAATAATCAAACCGTTAGCATCCTTGGGATCGGCGTTATTTTATTAATCATGATGAATGCCTTATCTAGAAGTTTAAAGCCAGCAAAAATTACAAAAGAATCTTTGACAAAACACGTGAACTAAAAAGTAAATAATCGGAAAATAGTTGACGTAATAGCTGAAACAAAGCATGCCCCTCCATACAAATGGGTCATGCTTTTTAGTTCCGATTTTATAATATAGTATAGAGCGAAAAATTCGGTCCACCCAAACTTATTGTACTTGTGTACTTAAATGTTCATGAATAAGTTTCCACTCATTATGCTCTACGACAAATACATTCGTAGCTCGTCCACTTCCTTGAACAAATTGTCCTTGATGATACCCTTCATAATGATACGTATATGTACAGGTAGCTGATGTTTCATGAATAAACAACCATTCTACATTGGAAATGCTATATACTTCTTGTTCAATTAGCTTCCATGCACGCTCAAAATAAGCTTGAATATCAACCATGCTTTTACATGATTGATCACTAAAGATATATGCTGCCTTTTCATGTAATAGCTTTTGTACTTGTTGAAATTGATGGGTATTTGTTGCATCAATATAAGCCTTCAATGCTTGTTTAACATCTCCAACGGTATCAGATGTATTTAACGAATAACTCATCACAATTAATTCGCCCTTAGTCCCTTGGCGACGTTCCCCATGATCGATAAATCCGCATTTTTTATACAGCTCTTGTGCAGCTACATTTTTAACATTCACTGCGAGCACAATTTCATCAACCTGCGGAAAATTCTTTTTCACAAATGCCGGTAACAATTTAAGCGCCTGTTTGGCATAGCCCTTTCCTTGTTTACGAAAATCGGTCGAAAACGCACGGACTAAAATAGCATTCTGGTTGTCTGAATAGGGTTCGACCCCTTCCTCCTTATGTAAATCAAAATACGTTACTAAATTACCATCCACAATTCCTAAAATAGGCGTTCGACTAGCGCTTACTAATTCTAGACATTGCTGTGGATGCCCAGTAAATTGAAGCTGACTCTCAACTAATTGATATTCATCAATTAAATTTCGATACGATTCTTTGAATACAACTAATTCCACTCATACCCCTCCAAAAGAACATTTGTTCCTATTATAACGTTATCTATTGAATTTTCAAACTATTAAATATTTTAAAATCGTATTCAAAAATATTTTATATCCCAAAATTATACATATTTAAATATAAAAATTATTAAATACAATTAAATACATATTAGTTAAAAATAATAATAAATGTACAAATAATTAAATATTACATAAAAAATGCTTATAGACAGCCAAAACGTTATTGTACCGTTGAAATTAGTGAGGAAGAAGAGAAATTATTAGAATGGGTGTGTTGATACATGATTTTTGAAGTAATCTATGAAAAAGCCAAGGAACGTTATTTTTACAGCGTTTCTTGGCTTTAAGTGTATTCACAAAATTAGAATTGAGAACGTTATTTTGTATGTACGAATATAGCTATCTAATTCTTTACTGTTTCGTTCATAGAAATCAAAAAAATCATTCAATTGATTATCCTGTAAATGATAATATGAAGCATAAGAAAATTACCAAAGCTCATTTCATTTTTATGCTGTAGTACCGCATTGCCTTCGGAACACCTTCCATGTCAAAAATGCCATCGACGATTAATCTTCTGACGC belongs to Solibacillus sp. FSL R7-0682 and includes:
- a CDS encoding biotin transporter BioY, producing MQSITQSNSALKTIDLVYCGLFATLMMIGANITSFAPFLTVGGVPITLQTFFAVLAGLVLGKKRGALACAVYMLIGLAGAPVFAKFNGGFSMIVAPTFGFIVTFILIAYIAGVIVEKYQTRVAYIAAALIATILNYILGTNWMYAAYQLWAGAPDGFTYSMAWLWMIPPMPKDFVLAIFAGVFAYRLQKTLKILPIK
- a CDS encoding reverse transcriptase-like protein, which gives rise to MKLMIEWHYETQKKQQVTFKSDFLPAAHVYTLLEDMKKTGRIKNVILLDEYDSTWTLKELKKYLESLETEPHDVTLYFDGNFNREERFAGLGAVIYFKQNNQDYRLRVNKEADFLLSNNEAEYAALYMALEQLEELGVHHQEIEILGDSQVVINELNGEWGVSDGVLTKWADKIDQKLQQLHLKPHYTHIERNKNAEADQLASQALQGKAIHAKNALDKNKKM
- a CDS encoding metal-sensitive transcriptional regulator translates to MQYDAKTKSRLKRIEGQMRGILRMMEEGQDCKDVITQLSAVRSGVDRTIGVIVSENLVSCVREAEGDEEKMNDSIQQAVNLLVKSR
- the pgeF gene encoding peptidoglycan editing factor PgeF, encoding MNIKFYENNEHRIAGVTLKDANHFEENNMALHVCQNKANIIENREQLAQLLNTDIEQFVCANQTHSANFFQVEKQHIGLGGTTSESAISDTDALYTYERNVCITSFTADCVPVLFYNEKTNLIGAIHSGWQGTIKEITLKLFEQLKNEEKCHMNDLKVIIGPAISQEKFEVDADVYDRFVALGYADEFMYWNADTNKYHIDNQQTVKKQCELAGVPSGNIVIDPMCTFKSEHGFSYREDRGTGRHLSFIMRK
- a CDS encoding copper amine oxidase N-terminal domain-containing protein; protein product: MKRIITLLTMFMLCFSPALIADAHSGRTDSNGGHNCSDKSIAKGLCTGYHYHNGGSATKSTTTKSSSTKNITPVKKIVPKPALTTVNVYIDDVLQNYNPKAYLKNGTTLVPMKNIFESLGATVTYDAATKKVTAYKNKTTIIITIGNKKAYIQSNGTTSAIDLNHAAEVYEGTTMVPLRFIGQALGAGITFDEPALKVFIHS
- a CDS encoding heavy metal translocating P-type ATPase, giving the protein MNVNTKETTVQVTGMTCAACATRIEKGLNRMDGVEKATVNLALEKATIQYEDGTVKPKEIEQKIQALGYDVVKEKVELNITGMTCAACSARIEKVLGKLDGISTANVNLALEKATVEFNPSQVSISEIIARIDKIGFGAEPVKQDTPVDHREVAIKKQTRKFIVSAILSLPLLWTMVGHFSFTSFLYVPDFLMNPWVQLILATPVQFIIGWQFYVGAYKSLKNGAANMDVLVVMGTSAAYFYSIYQMLTHSGHHMPHLYFETSAVLITLILLGKLFEARAKGKSSQAIKQLMGMQAKNALVVRDGVEQTVPLEDVRIGDILRVKPGEKIPVDGEVLSGMSAVDESMLTGESIPVDKTVGDVLYGSTINKNGALEMKALKVGHETALAQIIQIVESAQGSKAPIQRLADKISSIFVPIVVGIAALTFILWWAIGGEFTPAFEATIAVLVIACPCALGLATPTSIMAGSGRAAQFGILFKGGEHLEQTGFIQTVVVDKTGTVTNGEPVLTDVIIYSEELAEKDVLAKVAAAEKMSEHPLAQAIVNGVVDRQIDIPTATDFNAIPGYGIEATVSGTHVAVGTRKLMGERNIAVAPKVEQQLVSLEEQGKTAMLIAIDGKLSALVAVADTVKETSKAAVQRLHDLGLKVIMLTGDNARTAQAIAAEVGIDDVIAEVLPEQKAQEIEKLQQAGNKVAMVGDGINDAPALAVADIGMAIGTGTDVAMEAADITLIRGDLNSIADAILMSRKTMKNIKQNLFWAFAYNTIGIPIAALGFLAPWLAGAAMAFSSVSVVLNALRLQRVKL
- the copZ gene encoding copper chaperone CopZ, encoding MENVTLNVQGMSCGHCVKAVETSVGALAGVEQVNVDLAEAKVTVAYDESAVTVEKIKETIDEQGYDVV
- a CDS encoding metal-sensing transcriptional repressor is translated as MVSNDEQVENHEVSCRKSHHPEHIKKDLTTRLNRVEGQIRGIKGMIEKDVYCDDIITQLSATQSALNSVAKILLEGHLKGCVVDRLNDGDVEVLDELVVTIQKLMKK
- a CDS encoding helix-turn-helix transcriptional regulator, which produces MKNRLKELRARDGLNQTELAKKAKISRQTISLIERNEYMPSLLIATKIAHVFNEPIEQIFMFEKEELE
- a CDS encoding DUF3169 family protein, whose translation is MILFIISALITFYSAQLLWHSYTLASIEEILLLVCNIICGLFLMIAARYKRTIERSLSNAATNIDEDLYYNTLERKTYHASYYVQSAVVLSFLGFTTGFIFFRDSNPKLVLIAFVLCFLALFFFLPNPKMMTLTYPHYKIPDPKSKDPVADTLAYYDDGQKYLLLKSLYRLYFFILFAFVLLILGLMYYSIFSGNNQTVSILGIGVILLIMMNALSRSLKPAKITKESLTKHVN
- a CDS encoding YybH family protein, with amino-acid sequence MSYSLNTSDTVGDVKQALKAYIDATNTHQFQQVQKLLHEKAAYIFSDQSCKSMVDIQAYFERAWKLIEQEVYSISNVEWLFIHETSATCTYTYHYEGYHQGQFVQGSGRATNVFVVEHNEWKLIHEHLSTQVQ